The sequence below is a genomic window from Haloferax mediterranei ATCC 33500.
GCGGAAGCGGACGCGTCTCGACAGTGCCTCCGCTCATCGTCTCGATAAGGTCGCGGGCGACTTCGGTTATCTCGATGGTGTGGCGACCCGTCGAGAGAATGCGCGAGAGGATGTCTGCCCCCTCGTCGTCGACGTGTTCTTCGAGCAACTCCGCCCACCCGACGACAACGGCCATATCGTTTCGAATGTCGTGGCGGACGATTCGGTTCAAGGCCTCTAACTCCTCGTTCGTCCGCTCTAACTCCAGTTCACGACTGCGGCGGGCAGTCACGTCCTGAATCGTCCCTCTGAGGGCTACGACACGGCCGTCTCGGATAACCGGTTCACCGCGGGTTCGAACCCACAGTTCCGCACCTTCGTTGGTCACGAGTCGGAACTCGTCTTCCCACGCGAGACCCTCGTTTCGACAGCGGTTGACCAGTTTGCGAACGTTTTCCTGTTCGTCGGCGGCGTAGAAACCGAACGCGTCGTCCAGCGAAGGTTCGTAGTCGAGGGGAACGTCGTGGATTCGTTTCGTCTGGTCGGTCCATTCGAGCGATTCCGTCAGCAAGTCGAGTTCCCAGCCACCGACTTTCGAGATGCGTTGTGTCCGCTCCAAGAAGTCGCGACTGCGTTCGAGTTCGCGCTCGCGTTCCTTCTGTTCGGTGAGGTCCTGAAAGACGACCACTCTTCTGTCGTCGTCGAGCGAGGTGATAGAGAGCCGAACCGGGACGCCCGTCCCATCGGGTTTACGGACCGTCACCTCGCCTTGCCACTGGCCACTCGTCTCAAGAGCGGGAAGAACCAACTCGCGAATCCGGTCGACTTCCGCCTCGTCGTGGATGTCGTGCCACGAGATGCCGACCATCGATTCCGCATCCGAGTATCCACAGATATTCGCCCCCGTCTCGTTGACGTAGACGTGGTTACCATCCTCAGTGAGCGCGACGCCAGCGTCGACGGCGTCGACCGCCCGCTTGAACGCTTCGAGGTCACGTTCGCGTTTTCGTTCTTCGGTTACGTCCTCAATCGTCGAGAGGAGTCGACGCTGACCCGAGAGTTCGGCGACCGTGAGACTCACCCGAACCCAGACGGTCTCACCGGAAGTGCTCTGCATAGGCCACGTGAAGGTGTTACTGCCCGTTTCGCGAGCCGTCTTGACCTCCTCTGCGGCACGCTCGTCGGTATATCCGGGCACGTCGGCAGTCACATCGGTCGGCGAGGTTTCGAGGATTGCCTCGCGGTCGGTGCCGAGGATTTCGAGATACCGCTGGTTGATGTCGATGAGGTCGAGCGTATCGAGGTCTCGAACTGCGAGGCCGACGTTTACGGCCTCGAAGAGTTCCCGGTGGTCGAGCGACCCGGCAGTGTTGCGCGCGGCGTCGTAGACGACGTGGCCGAGGTTTTCGATGTCGGCGTCCGATGGGTTCGTCCGTTCGAACGAGACCAGCGGGACGCCATTATCGCGTAACTTCGGAACGAGCGACTGTCCCGTCGAGTCTGTGAACCGCGTCGAGACGACGAGGCAGTCCACACGCGATTGTTCGAGTTCCGAATAGACAGTGTCGACACTATCCGTGGTCGAGACGTGGACTTCCGTCGTCGAATTGCCGACTGCATCGGGGAGTGTATCGGCGAGGCGTTCACGGATAGGTTTGTTCTCGCTGACGACGAGAACGTTCAGCCGACCAGACATACCAGCAAAACAGGCTTCGAAGTTGAAGTATGAACCGGCGTATTCGAGCGGGGCGAGCAAGTCCGGTGTTCGAACGGTGTCGAAGATTCCAAAGTTTGCAGCGCGGGAGACGGCAGGATACAACGTTTAGCTGCCAACGAACCCGAAGTAAAGAAACGAAAATCGACCTAAACGAAGAGAGCGTAATATATACTGAGAGGTGGATGAGCGCCGCCTCTGGTGATACTAATGACGACTACGACCAACTCGACACGACTCGTGGGTATCGTACTACTCGCGTTAGCCGCGCTGTTCGTGCTTCCTGTTCTCTTCGGGATGTCCGGAGCCTTCGGTGCGACGCCGATGGGCTGGGGCGGCGGCTGGATGCACGACACGTGGATGCACGGTGGAACCGGCGGCGGCGTCCCGTGGTGGATGTGGGGAATGGGCCTCCTCGGACAACTGCTCGTCCTCGCAGTCCTCATTGGCGGCGGTGTCCTGCTCTTTCGGGCCGTGAGCAACGACGGGCACGACGACGCCCTGAGCGAACTCCGGAGCGCCTACGCCCGCGGCGACATCGACGACGAAGAGTTCGAGCGGCGGCGAGCGCGCCTCGAACGCAACTGAGGCGCGTGAACGTTATTTTCGTCTGCGCAACGTCGTTCGGGCCGACACGACGCGGTATTTCGAACGTGAATCCAGCGAAATCGAGATAACGGCGAGGGAATCACCTCGTTGCAGACGAAACAGGGGGTTTCACAGGAGAACAATGCCACGAGGTCACAGCGACCGACCCGCAGAGACGCCGCTGTCAAACACCGCGATGCCAACCACTAGAAGTGACGACACTGACCGTAACAACTAACATCTATTTAGGCCAACCTAAAACCATGGCTTCAGATTCGGCCTCCAGCGGTCTCCTCTCAGTGTTCACGCGGTTCCGGCCCCAACGGACTCGACTCCGCGTGTCTGCGTGTGTTGCCGCGAGTCGGTCGATGGAATCCCCCGACGAGGAAGCGTACGAGGCGTAACGAATCAGTCGGAGACGACGGCCACCTTCAGCCCTCGACGAGCGTCTATCGTTCGACGACGGTTCCGACTTCGGGAGCCGTCGCTTCGTAGCCGTCTTCCTGCAGTTCCTCGGCAAAAGCCGCACAGCGGTCGCCGTGATTGACGAGAACGGGGGTATCCTCGTAGTCGGCGAGGAACTCGCGGAGTCCGTGTTTGTCCGCGTGCGCGGAGAAGTCGTACATCTCGGCGCGTGCGGCGACCGGGACGACGCCGCCGTTGAGTTCGCATCGACCGCGTTCGACCAGTTCGCGCCCCGGCGTCCCCTCGACCTGATAGCCGGTGAGACAGATTTTGTTCGTCGGGTCCTGCCGAATTTCGGGGATGTAAGTCATGGCCGGCCCGCCCGAGAGCATCCCGCTCGTGGTGACGATGACCGAGTTCTGACGCGCGATACGGCGTCGTTGACCGTCGCGCCCGGAGACGATTCGCGCGTTCGACTTCGCCCGCTTGAGCGCCGTCGAGTCGCGGACGTAGTCGGGGTAGTTTCGGAGCATCTTCAGGACTCGCGTACCCATTCCATCGACGTAGCAGTCGATGTCGTGGGCGTCGAGGACCAGCAGAATCTCCTGCGTTCGGCCGATAGCGAACGCGGGAACGACGACGGTTCCGCCCTGCCAGATGGTCGTCTGAACGGATTCGACGAACCGTTTTTCGACCGCTGCGCGGTCTTCATGTTCCACGTCGGAGTAGGTAGATTCACAGATGACCACGTCGGCGTCGGGGCGGTCGGTGGTTCCGGACACGAGACGCTGATTGTCGGTGTGGAAATCGGCCGTATAGAGCAGTCGCGTGTCGCCGTCGTCGACGAGGACGTGAGCGCTCCCGGGGATGTGGCCCGCGTTGTAGAAGGTGACCTCGTGGCCGGCGGCCTCGAACGTCTCGCCGTAGTCGTGTGGCTCCGACTGCTGCGTCATCCGGCGAATGTGCGTCTCGGTGAACGGGCAGTCGTACGTGCCGCCGTGTAATTTCAGGGTGTCGCGCGCGAGCGTGAGCGCGAGTTCGTACGTTGGCGGCGTCCAGTGGACTGCCGGCCACTCGTCACCGGAGAGCAGCGAGGGGACCGTCCCGACGTGGTCGAGGTGGCCGTGCGAGACGACGACGGCGTCGGGGTCAGGCGACCCCGCGGGGAACTGCGGCGGATTCCCGGTCATCATCCCGTAATCGAGAAGCAGCGAGTCGTTGACGAGAATCGCACTGCGCCCGACTTCCCCGGCCCCGCCGAGGAACTGGAGTTGCATTGGGAACACGTACCGACTGGAGGTGCTTTTGCCCGTCGGTCCAGCGTTGGTTCGAGCGGCGAGGTGGAGGGCACACGCCGACATCGACACTCGACGTTTTTCCCCGCGGATGCCCTCGCGTAACGTATGCCGGATGCGACCCTCGACCAACTCGTCTCGACGCTCCACGAGTACCTCGCCGCGACAGCGACTCGTCCCGTCCGCGAAGATGTAAGCAGATGGCTCGGGGAAGCGGAGGCGGTCACGGCCGACCTCGCCATCGGCCCGCTCCCGGACGACGACGTAGTCCGAACTCGTCTTGGTCACGTCGAACACCTCCTCTCCAACGTGGATTCGACCGAAGACGACGAGGCGGATACGCACGTCGCTGCAGCACGCGAAACACTGGTGGAGGCACTCGCAACGCTCGACGAACGGGCGACAGAAGGCGGTCGCTGAACAGTCGACGGACGTTTCGGGTGGGACGGTTGCGGACGGCAACCGAGAACGAGTGAGCGACCGAATACAGACGGTTTAGTTCGAGAACCAGTCTTTCGCCGTCGAGGCGAGGATAGAGAGGTCTTCGAACTTCAGCATCTGGAACATCGCGAGGGGGTTCCCGTCGTTCACGGCGTTCAACCGCTTCTGGGGAACCCGGTGGAGGTCCTCTAACAGCGTATCGTAGCGCTCGTTGGACGCGCGATAGAGCATCTCCGTCATGAACAACCGGTTTTTGCCCTTGGGCGCGACGCGCTCGTGCCAGAGTTGGTCGTAGATAGCGAGTTCGGACGCGGAGGTGTCGCGCTCGCTGTGGGTGAGAACCCGGTCTGCGGTCGCGGCGGCCACGCGGCCGGAGCGCATGCACTTGTCGATGCCCTCGCCCCAAAGTGGGTCCACGGTCGGGACCGTGTCACCGATGGCCATGAAGTTGTCCGTGCTCATCCGTTTGGGAAGTTGGACGTGTGCGGAACCGCGGTGCTGTTTGCCCTCGATGCGCGATGCGTTCTCGAATCGGGGGTCAGTGTCAACCCAGTACTGGAGGTAATCGTCGACGGTGTACCCTGATTGGGCGTTCTGTCGATGTGCCTCGTTTTGGAGGTAACAGACGCCGACTTTCGCAGTGTCTTCGCCGGTGTGGAAAATCCACGAGTAACCGCCCGGGGCGATGTTGTGGTCGAGACGGAGCATCATCGTGTCCGTGAGGTCGGCGTACCCCGCGGGGTCCAAGTCGAGGCCTTCGAACTCGTACTCGATACCGATGGCCTGTTTTTCCCGTTCGAGGACACAAACGTCGAGTGCCTTCGCAAGCGGGGCGCTCGGGCCGGTGGCGTCGATGATGATGTCGCCGTAAACCTCCTCGTCGCCGTTGTAGCGGACGCCGACGATTTCGCCGTCTTCCATCACGGGTTTGGAGACGCGAGCGTCAAAACGGTACTCCGCACCGTCGGCCCGGGATTCGTCGACCAGCCAGTTCTTGAAGTCGGCGAACTCGAGGACGGCACCGGGTTGGTGTCGCTCGAAGTGGTGGTTCGGAGACTCCAAGACGACATCGTCGGTGAAGTTCATCACGACTTCGTCCGGAATATTGAACGAAGCCATCGTCGACGGGAACGTCCCGGCGGTCGATTTGTTACTCCGAGAGGGGAACTCTTCTTCGGATTCGGTTTCGAGGACGCAAACGTCGTAGCCGCGAGCCGCGAGGTCTCGTGCTGCTTGACCACCTGCGGGGCCCGCACCAGCGATAATCACGTCGTATGTGTCAGTCATTGTAAATTAGGCATCACCGGTAGGTTTGTTCGTACACGCGTTACCCATCCTTTCTGAAACGAGCGTGTAATCTGCTTTGGTTTTGAACGGTCAAGAATCCCAGTCTACTCAACGAAATTAGTTTTCTCAAGAGCGACTAAATCCCGGGGAACGAGGCAAGCAAAGCCACTGATAGGTAGTAGGAGGCCGAACGCAGCGAAGAGAGACAGGAACGAAGGGATACCGAGGATTGTACGGGTCTGGGACTTCGGAATCCGCCGAGTGCTACGGTTCCGGGATACGCCGGACCTGAAACTCGCGGTAGCCACCGTAGGCGGCTTCGAGTGCGCCGAGCCACCAGTTCCAGCGCGTCGCAGGGCTCCCTTCGGGAGCGTCACGCATGTTTCGGATGATTTCGTCTCCGGAGAGCGGCGCGCCGCGGTCCCGCTCGGCTTGTTCCGAGTCGACGAGGTCGCGGGCTTGACGTGCAACGACCTGCCGCTCGGCGTCCGTACCACCGAACTCGGCAAGAGCGTCCCGAAACGACTCCTCATCGAACGAAGTATGAGAATTGTCGTTCCTGTCAGTGGGAATCACACGCTACCTACGAGGCCCGCCACAAAGAAGACTCGGCTGGGGGGTCACCCGCGACGAAAACACATTACGCCCACCACTCGCTCCGTTGCTCGCTGTACGTCGCATTTTGGAACGGGTCGGGCTTGTCCTCGTCGTCCTCGGCACCCAGATAGTGGGCCGTCCAGTAGCCAACGTGCCATCCTACAGCGTCGGTGTCGAGGTCGACGAGGACGACACGGAGCGTGTCGTACGTTTCTAGCGCTTTGTCTCCGTCGGGGTCGTACCCACTGGCGGCGGCACAGGAAGTCGCACCCGCGACACACGACGAGGTTTCGGTGAAAGAGATTTTGACATCCGCCGACTCGGGGTCGTCCACGTAGGTGAACGTGAGGTTATCGGGCATGCCGGGTGCGCCGTCAGCGTAGTAGTCGAAGGCGTGACGGACCTGGTCGCGGGCCGCGTTCGGGTCGGCCGCACCAGTGTCGTTCACGTAGACAGTGAAGTTCGGGTCGTCCCACGGGAACGCCTTCTCGGTGGCGTTAGTCCGCGGAAGCGTGTGAAGAATCCCCGTCGCATTCATGAGTTCGGCCGGTTCGTCACCGTGGGTGAGACCGAGTGTGTGCCCCAGTTCGTGTTCGATGATTTCGACTGTCGAGTCGTCGCCGAACCCGGTTCGGATGTAGGCAGTCGTCGGCCGGTCGATTTGACGTTCGTCCGTGATGTAGGGTGCACAGCCGACGGCGTCGACCTGCCCGCTACACTCCGGGATGTCGTCCGAAAAGCGGACGACGAGGTCCGGATTCCGCGCGTCCGCGTCGACCTCGTAGTCGATTTCGGAGCCGAGATAGCGCGCGTCGTTCGCCTCCCAGAACGTCGTCGCCTCGTTCACCATCGAGGTGTAGTTACGGCCGTCGTTGGGAGCTTCCACGGCGATAACAACCGGCTCGGACCCCCACGGGCCGAATCCCGATGCAGGCGTGGCTGTCGCAGTTGATTCGGGCGTTGGCTCTAGGGTCGAGGTCAGTCCCGCCTTTGGTGTCGTGGGCGTAGTCTCAGGCGTCACATTGTCGGGCGGAGTTTCAGTCACTGGTGTCGTGGGGCTCGAAGTCGTGACTGTCCCCCCGTCTTCGTTCGGGGTCACAGGCGCGGTGCACCCGGCGAGGACGACGAGGAAGACGACGAAAATCGGGAAGCCACGCATACCAAAGCAGGTGCGACGTATCGGTAAGAAAGTTTGTCCCGGTCGACAGCAGTCGGGAAGCTGACGTGAGAGCACGGCGAGACACGGTGCAGCGGCTCACGAGTGTGAAAGTGGCTGAGAGGAGTAAGCCCCCTTCTGTTCGTCCCAGCATTCGGCTTAGCGTCCGCGTCCTTCCCGGGGAACCCCGGGGGCACGACGGGCGAACCCGACGCGCCGTCCGAACTACCTTCGCGGCGCGGACTTGCACCGGTGAGGATTCGCCGTTCCATCCGTTCTCGACCGTCGGAAATGGCGATGCCATCTCGCGGCTCACGGGTGACCGTTCACCAACCGCGGTCACGATGTGACCGCGCTTCCCTCTGCGGGTTAACTCCCTCCCCTTACGGGTCGGTTCGCGCGCATCATCGGTCGGGTCGAGTGGTCTCGTTTCTGTTCCAGCGCCAGCCGTCTCCGACTCCGGGCTTGCGCCCGGTCACCTGTTCAGACGGTGGGGGGACTTTCCTCATGCCCGCAATCGGGCACGGGAACTGGGCTCTCTCTGCCGACGTACTCTAGTTCCGTCCGTCGGATAAGCGGTTCGATTAACCCAGTACTGAACTGATTTAGTAACCCGTTATATGGCGTTTTATTCACATAACAGCGGTGTAACACTCGAGGGAAGCGTTGAAGTCACCGTGGGCCTTGAATGGTAGTATGTCCGAGGCGCAGACCGTACACCTCACCTACGAGGATGGGGCGCGGGCGGTCGAACTAGCGCGGGAATCCGTCGAATCGTACGTTCTTCACGGGCAGAGAGAACAACCGGGCAGTATGCGGGACGCATTCTACGCACGAACCGGGGCGTTCGTGCGCATCAAGTCGACACGTGGGCGCGGTCGGCTTCGTGGATGTGCAGGGGCATACCGTGGCAAAGACCAACTTGGTCATGCCATCGTCGACGCGGCCATCAAGGCCGCATCCGGCGACTCGTGTCAAACCGAAATCGAAGCACCTGAACTGCCGAACCTGAATATCTCTGTTTGTATTGTCAACGAATACACCCTGACGAACGACCCCCTTTCTGACATCGAACTCGGAAAACACGGGGTCGCTATCGACGCCGACGGGTGCCATGGCTGGATGTACCCCACGCTTCCAATCGAACTCGGTTGGTCGAAAGAACAGTTCCTCACGAACGCTTGCCGAAAGGCCGGCCTGTCGCCGTTGGCGTGGCAGGACGACGACACCATGATTACGCTCTTTGAGGGGCAAGTCTTCCGCGAGCGCGAAGACGGTGGGAGCGTCGAGGCGCTGTAACTGGGGGTAGGGAAGAACACACTCCTTCCACGCTTACCGTCGCATCAGAGAGACATCGCTCTGCAGTTTGTATCAGGGGGACGTCGCTCTGCAATCTGCATCAGAGAGACGTCGCTCTGCAATCTGCATCAGAGAGACGTCGCTATTGCAGACTCCCAAACGAACCCGTCGCACACTGCAAAACTGACTGTCGCAGTCGGTTTCGGACCTCTATTCGTCGCCGAAACCGACGCGCTCGGCATCTTCGCGTGCTCTCGTCGCCGCCGCGTCGAGGTCGAAGTCGCGGACGAGTTCGCCGTCAC
It includes:
- a CDS encoding PAS domain-containing sensor histidine kinase, with product MSGRLNVLVVSENKPIRERLADTLPDAVGNSTTEVHVSTTDSVDTVYSELEQSRVDCLVVSTRFTDSTGQSLVPKLRDNGVPLVSFERTNPSDADIENLGHVVYDAARNTAGSLDHRELFEAVNVGLAVRDLDTLDLIDINQRYLEILGTDREAILETSPTDVTADVPGYTDERAAEEVKTARETGSNTFTWPMQSTSGETVWVRVSLTVAELSGQRRLLSTIEDVTEERKRERDLEAFKRAVDAVDAGVALTEDGNHVYVNETGANICGYSDAESMVGISWHDIHDEAEVDRIRELVLPALETSGQWQGEVTVRKPDGTGVPVRLSITSLDDDRRVVVFQDLTEQKERERELERSRDFLERTQRISKVGGWELDLLTESLEWTDQTKRIHDVPLDYEPSLDDAFGFYAADEQENVRKLVNRCRNEGLAWEDEFRLVTNEGAELWVRTRGEPVIRDGRVVALRGTIQDVTARRSRELELERTNEELEALNRIVRHDIRNDMAVVVGWAELLEEHVDDEGADILSRILSTGRHTIEITEVARDLIETMSGGTVETRPLPLVDTLERELAVRREAFPNATFEVEGAIPDVAVRANPLLASVFGNIFNNAVQHNDGSTTVTLSVTVDEDEELVTTRIADDGSGIPDSRKPVVFGKGEKGLESTGTGLGLYLVNQLVDSFGGTVHFEDNEPTGSVVVVELPLASAD
- a CDS encoding SHOCT domain-containing protein is translated as MTTTTNSTRLVGIVLLALAALFVLPVLFGMSGAFGATPMGWGGGWMHDTWMHGGTGGGVPWWMWGMGLLGQLLVLAVLIGGGVLLFRAVSNDGHDDALSELRSAYARGDIDDEEFERRRARLERN
- a CDS encoding MBL fold metallo-hydrolase; this translates as MQLQFLGGAGEVGRSAILVNDSLLLDYGMMTGNPPQFPAGSPDPDAVVVSHGHLDHVGTVPSLLSGDEWPAVHWTPPTYELALTLARDTLKLHGGTYDCPFTETHIRRMTQQSEPHDYGETFEAAGHEVTFYNAGHIPGSAHVLVDDGDTRLLYTADFHTDNQRLVSGTTDRPDADVVICESTYSDVEHEDRAAVEKRFVESVQTTIWQGGTVVVPAFAIGRTQEILLVLDAHDIDCYVDGMGTRVLKMLRNYPDYVRDSTALKRAKSNARIVSGRDGQRRRIARQNSVIVTTSGMLSGGPAMTYIPEIRQDPTNKICLTGYQVEGTPGRELVERGRCELNGGVVPVAARAEMYDFSAHADKHGLREFLADYEDTPVLVNHGDRCAAFAEELQEDGYEATAPEVGTVVER
- a CDS encoding digeranylgeranylglycerophospholipid reductase; translated protein: MTDTYDVIIAGAGPAGGQAARDLAARGYDVCVLETESEEEFPSRSNKSTAGTFPSTMASFNIPDEVVMNFTDDVVLESPNHHFERHQPGAVLEFADFKNWLVDESRADGAEYRFDARVSKPVMEDGEIVGVRYNGDEEVYGDIIIDATGPSAPLAKALDVCVLEREKQAIGIEYEFEGLDLDPAGYADLTDTMMLRLDHNIAPGGYSWIFHTGEDTAKVGVCYLQNEAHRQNAQSGYTVDDYLQYWVDTDPRFENASRIEGKQHRGSAHVQLPKRMSTDNFMAIGDTVPTVDPLWGEGIDKCMRSGRVAAATADRVLTHSERDTSASELAIYDQLWHERVAPKGKNRLFMTEMLYRASNERYDTLLEDLHRVPQKRLNAVNDGNPLAMFQMLKFEDLSILASTAKDWFSN
- a CDS encoding TIGR00296 family protein: MSEAQTVHLTYEDGARAVELARESVESYVLHGQREQPGSMRDAFYARTGAFVRIKSTRGRGRLRGCAGAYRGKDQLGHAIVDAAIKAASGDSCQTEIEAPELPNLNISVCIVNEYTLTNDPLSDIELGKHGVAIDADGCHGWMYPTLPIELGWSKEQFLTNACRKAGLSPLAWQDDDTMITLFEGQVFREREDGGSVEAL